AACCTAGAGGCACCAGCAGCTGCAACAACGGTTCCAGCAACAAGTGATGTGCCAGCGACAGAAGAAAATCCAGCTTCTGACGTTCCTAACTAATCATTAGGAAATACACCGAATTTGCGAATGTGGTGGAATTGGTAGACACGCCATCTTGAGGGGGTGGTGGCTTCGGCCGTGGGGGTTCAAGTCCCCCATTCGCACCAAATAAAAAAACCAGCTTAAGCTGGTTTTTTTTCGTTTACACTTTCAAACTAAGTCGGGATCTTCTTGGGCTCTTATTTCGTTGAAGCTTATTCATAAGTTTAACTTTTTATTTATCAAAGTTTGTCCTAATTACAGTGATGCAGCTTCGCTAATAGAAGTCATTTTCAAGCGAACCTGAAACAATGGCAAAATCTAGGCATAAGTTTCACTTTAGTAACATATTATCCAGCTATTTAGTATAATTATTTGTTCTATAACGCTTTTTTATAAAAATTAATTTTCTAATATTGGTTTTATTATGGTGGTAAAAACCCAAAAGTAATTTTTATTAAATAATTATTTCCATTTATCCCCATTGTGACTATAATGCCCCTCCAGAGGAAAGAGATGCCGCTAGTGCATCTTTTTTTATGCCCAAAATTTGTAGTGTTTAAATCTAACTAGATTTAACGAATTACAGGGCTAGAAGTAATAACACTTAGCTTGTTACTTCTCTAGTTTGCGACCTCTCGCAACTAGCAAACACATGGTGGTTCCTTTGGAGATTATATGATTACAGTTTTACCTCGCCTTGGTTTATCTGCGATTTCAGCTGCAGTGTTAGCAGCAGTAGCCCTTCCTAGTACAGCATTGGCTGAGCAAGCTAATGTAGAGCAAGAAAAGCAAGTTTTTGAAAAAATAGAAGTGACTGCTCGTAAACGTACTGAAAGTTTGTTCGAAACGCCTACTGCGATTACTTCTATCGGCGCTAGCGATATTGATAAAGCCAATATCAGCAATCTAGACGATATTGGCAAGTTCGTTCCAAACTTAAATATTACTCGCTATGGTGTAGGTAACGCCGCACATGCTTCTGTATTTATTCGTGGAATTGGCCTACAAGACCATGTGATCACAACAGATCCTGGTGTTGGTGTTTACGTTGATGGTGTATACCTTGGCCGTCAGATGGGTTCTAACCTTTCACTGCCAAATGTTGAACGCGTAGAAGTACTGCGTGGCCCACAAGGTACACTGTACGGCCGCAACACATTAGGTGGTGCAGTAAACGTGATTACTAAACAACCTGGCGCCGAAGAAATTGCGCGTGTTGAAGCTAAAATAGGTTCTCGCGGTCGTTTAGCGACTGATCTGTATACAAGCCAAACGTTAACGGACACACTAAGCTTTTCAGCGAGTGCATCTTATAAAGAGCGTGATGGTGTAGGTAAAGCAATCAACTTAGCAAACCCTGAAAAAGAAATCGGTGAAGAGCAAGAGTTTAGTGGTCGCTTAGCGCTTAGATGGCAAGCAACGAATGATTTAGTTGTTACCGCTGCATTTGACGGCGTCGAGAACGAGTCTGGTCAATCGCCGTATACTATCGAGTTAACAGATCCACTTGACTCAAATGACCCTTTCAATGGTGACTTCCCATTGCTAGAAGAGTCTATGCTGCCAAACAATCCAGATGATTTGGCGACAACGGTTGCTGGAATTGAAAGCACAGATTACTCTGGTTGGGGCGGCTCAGTGACTGCTGATTGGCAAGCAAGTGATGTTTACGCGGTTAAATTTATCGCGAGCAAGCGTAGCTCTGAATATACCGGCGGCCTAGATGACGATGCGGTAGCACTTAATCTATCTGAATTCCCAGAAGAGGGCGGTGCAGATCAATATTCATTTGAACTACAACTAAACGGTACTTATGACGCTTGGGATTTTGTATCGGGCCTTTATTACTTTAACGAAGATGGCTTTACCAGCTCTGGCCCTTTTGTATTTAGCCCGTGGAACACGCCAAATGGCTTATTAAATGATGGTCAGACCGCTTCTTTTGGTGGCTACGGTTACTTTGATATCAACCAAGAAACAGATGCCTATGCCGCGTACATCAATGCAAGCTTTGACGTGACTGAACTACTAAGCATTGGTGGTGGGCTACGTTACTCTGAAGACAAAAAAGAGGCAAACGCGCTATTTCCAAGCTTTGGCACTCGTAAATACGTAAGCGCAGATTTTGACGAAGTGACGTGGGACGTGAATGCGTCATACCAGTTAACTCGTGACATCAATGTTTACGCGCAGGTCCAAAAAGGATACCAAAGTGGCGGCTTCCCGCCGCGTCCATTTGGTGGTCCAGATCAATTCGCTGCGTTTGATGAAACTAAAGCGATTAACTACGAAATCGGTTTCAAAGGCCAAGTGCATGAAAACGTATCTATGATGGTTGCTGCATTTGTAACGGATTACACCGATCTGGCGTTACCTTTCAACGACCCGACAGCTGGCGGTGGTTTCGTCACTATCGTTGAAAATGCGGGTGAGTCGAAAGCACAAGGTATTGAACTTGAAACGACAATCGCAATTACTGATGATTTTTCAGTACGCAGCTCAATCGGTTACCTAGACTCTGAAATTACCCATGTTGATGAAGGTGTTATTGGTATTGGTAAAGGGGATGCGCCAGCACTCACACCGCGATGGACAGTGATGGTGGCACCATCTTACTTCCATGACTTAGAGCACGGTGCAACGATTGCAGTTAACGCAAGCTACTCGTACCGCTCAGACATGCAAGGTCAGTCTGTCACACGTGCAAGTGAGTATATTGATTCTCGCGAATTGTTAGGCTTTAACATCTCATACACCAACGCTGAAGGCGATATGGAAGTAACGCTATACGGTGAAAACGTGCTAAACGAAGTGTACGATGTAGGTCGTCTACAGCAAAGTGGCTTTGTTGGTGTCATGCGCAGCAATGACCGCAGTGAGTTTGGTATTAAGTTCAAAAAAGAGTTCTGGTTAGATTAATCCAGCCCTTGTTTGAATATAGAAAAAGCCGCTTAGTTTCTTACTAAGCGGCTTTTTTGTTGTAGTTGTCCCATCCTAAATCATGTGGAAACTTTTCAAAGCTAACGTGAGTAATACCAATTAGTCTTAATACTTGCTCAATTTGAAGGAACAAATCTGGCGCTAACTGCGTTAAGAATTTCTCATTTAGAACAACTAAATAGCAAAATTTTCGCCTAGTTATCGACAAGATTTTCTCGCCTCAAAATAGATCACTTAATTAAGCTAATTGATATAAATCACTTAAAATCGTTTTTCTCGACACTGCCCGAAAACAAAGTTAGGGCAACTATCCGATTGAGAAAGTATGGCCTAATAACGATGTCGGCAGTTTTAGTCTGTAATTTTCTTTTAGCGCTACCAGCCTTAGACATTTGATATAAGCGGGCAGCGCTATGTTAAACGCTTAGTTACAGCAACTAGAACGTATACGCAACGCTAAATTTCACACTCCTTGGCATGATATAGCGGCCGTTAGGTGAATCTGGGTTACGTGGATCCCCCTCGGTGATCCCTTGTTTATCAGTAAGGTTATCTACCGCCAGTTGTAATTTTACGCCCTCTGTTGGCTCTACGATAAGGCCAACATCAAGCTTTTCATAGCCCTCTAACACAACGGAATTTTCATTATCGCCAAAACGGTCATCTACAGCTGAGAGTGTGCCATACAAGGTGGCGTACATACCTGATATTTCAAAGTCATAGCTCGGTGTAATACGTAGCATCCAGTCAGGTTGGCGCTGTGCTTTATTCCCTTCATTGGTCGGGCTTTCAGTAATTTCAGTGTCTTGCCATGTGGCATTCAAGTTTACCGATAGGCCCGACTCATGGTTGTAACAGTAATCAAGTTCTACACCAGTTGCTTCGTTGGTTAGAATTTCCGCAGGTACACCTGGGCGTCTTACAAACGTGTCGCCTTTTACTTCGTTGGTAAATAAAGTAACAAACAGGTCGCCGGTTTCACCCATATATTTATAGCCAAGCTCTGCTTGTGTGACTTCTTTAATCAGCAACTCGCCAGATTCATAGGTGCTATAGTTGTCTCTAAAGTCGTCGAAATAAGGCATTTTGTAGCCTTTGTTCATACGCACAAAAACACCTGAATCTAAGCTCAAACTATAGTCAGCACCTAAGGTCCATGAAGTCTTGCGCTCATCATAGTCAACCGCTTTGGTGATAGCCCCATCTAAACCTTCGTCGACCGAATACTCAACCTCGTGTTGCTCGCTACGTAAGCCTAAATCTACCTTAAGGGCTTCCGTTGCTTGGTAACTTTGGGTGGTGTAGATGGCCCATGTTGTCGCATCACCAGAACTGTTAATGTCGTAGTTGAAGGCGCAACCCGCAACATCGCTATTACACGCGATACCATTCAATGCTTCGCCACCTTGTTCCAAAACGTGGTAGGCGGTATTACCTAAGCTCCACCAGTCTTTTGCTGAGGTAGTTGCTGTATAAATACCAAAGGCACTTGACCAATCACCAAAGGTTTTACTCAAGGCTAAGTCATTAGTGAAAGCCTCGATATCTTTTAATACAACCCAGCGACCATATTGTTGTACCATGGTATCGCCCGCGTATTCATCGCCCGTGACGCTACCTGTTGCGGTTTCACCATTGTCCGCCACTTCACTTAAACGCATTGCACTGCCAGCAGGTACAAGGCCTAGTGTATTTGCATCGCCTTGCGTTAAGCTAAAGCGGTCATTTAATTGCCAGCCGTTTTTGAATTCTACTTTTAAGCTACCTCCAGAAACATGGCCTTTCCAGCCGCGACCATCACCCATATCTACGCTCATCGGTGCATTTTTATCACCGACATAAATAATAGCTTTGCGATTATTCGTTCCCAGCTGAGTAAAGCCCGCATCCACACCCTCCACATTAAGTGGGGTTGGCAGGTACCATGCGCCTCTGTCATCAGTTTGGCGGGTATAAAGGTTGAACTCACCGTCAGCAAACTCTTTGGTTAGGTTGATCGTAAATTGATGACCTTTTTCTGAGGTAAAGCCCGCATCACGGATCCCTGAAGAGCGTTTGATATAACCGCCAACCATGTAGTAAAGATCATTGGAGATCTCACCACTTAACACGCCGTCAATGCGGTTTAGACCATAGTCTGTGGTGGTATATTTAAACGTACCTTCAGTGTCGGTTTGGCCACGTTTGAGTTGAAAATTCGTGGTTAAGCCCGGCTGACCATTGGACACCACTGGGTTTGGTCCACCACGTAGGCCTTCCATCATACTGATGGTTTCATCAAGTCTGAAAATCGATGTGTTTTCTAAAAATGAGAGCGTTGGCGCGGGATAGATAGGACTACCTTGCAAACTAACTGTTAAGAATGGTGCATCACCACCGCCTGGAAAACCGCGAACAAAAACGTTGGCACCGGATTCACCTCCTGAACTTTCAACCCAGATCCCAGGCACTGCTTTAAGTAAGTCTGCGGTACTTTTAGGGGCGAGCTTATCAATTTGCACGGCATCGATATTAGTTACAGCAAAGCTAGCGTCAATTTTTCTGATCCCTGCGCCACCTGGTGTACCTGACACAATGATGGTTTCTACTTTTTCTTTATTATTGTTCGATTGTTGCTCAGCCTGAGCTGATGCGCTTAACGCAAGCGTTACAGCAGCAGCGATCAAGTTTAAGGAGTTAGTTTTTATCACGGCTAAAGCCCTCTTGTTGTTGTCATAGACTGGTATTTAACGACTGTCTATTTTTTAAAATAGATCTTAATGCAAACGTTTGCAATGATGTTGTTTAAAAATTTGTCATAAAATGGTGGAAGGCGTTACAAATTTACAGTGATTGCTTATCTTTTCTGCTTGGTTAGGGTAGGAGATTCAATTAGTTATGGTTTAAATATCAAAAAATTGTAAGAATAGCGATGTAATAACGTGTGCTAAGAAGGGGTTTGCGATGGGAACAACACAATTAAAGCTATCGGATCTAGCAAGGCTAGCTGGAGTCTCTACCTCCACAGCTTCCCGTGCACTCAATGATAACCCTCTGATAAAAAAGGAAACTCGAGAGCGCATACAGGCGCTTGCAAAAGAGCATCACTTTAGCGTTAACGCGGCCGCTAGTCGCTTACGGATGCAAAAAACCAAAGTCATTGCCGTTATTATCAACCTCGAAGCCGAAACCAAACAGTCCGTCGACGACCCATTTTTACTTAAAGTTGTGAGCGATATTAATCGTGCAGTGAACCAAAAAGGGTACGAGTTATTACTCTCTAATTCTTATATGGCGGGGGAAGACTGGCATGGTTATTTCATTTCTGGCCGTCGAGCCGATGGGGTTATCGTCGTCGGACAAGGCAAGGAGCAAGCACGAATTGAGCGCGCTGCAAGAGCGGGAACGCCGATCGTAGTATGGGGCGACCCTAAAACTTCTGCAAATTATCCTATCGTTGGTAGTGACAATTTTATTGGTGGCCTTAGCGCAACGGAGCACTTAATTACCAAAGGTGCGACTAAACTTCTATTTTTGGGCGATCCGGGTCATGCCGAACTTGGTGAGCGCTATCGCGGATTTTGCCATGCGGTGAAAGAAGCAAAGGTAGAAGCGCAAATGGTTAAAATCGACATTACCTCAGAGGCTGCCTACGCGAGTATAAACGCTTTGTTGCGGGCACAAGGATTAACTTTTGATGGGATCTTTGCCTGTAGTGATATGGTTGCACTTGGGGCACTAAAAGCCCTAAAAGAGCGTTATGTTAGCGTACCGAATGACGTACGAATAGTCGGATTTGACGATATTGCCATGGCACAGATCAGCTTCCCTGCGCTATCTACGATTAAACAAGACACCAATGCGGCGGCACAGTTATTGGTGGAAAAGCTGCTCTCTCAGCTAAGTGGTGAGACATGTGCTTCTCAAGAGGTGCCGTCCTCACTGGTGATCAGACAGTCTAGTTAACCTGAACTCGGGATGATATTACGCTTTTGAACTTAGGTATCTTGGTAGCTTAACTAACTTTTTATCCCGATTTCAGGTTAGTTAAAGCAGTACAATATGCGATAACAATCATTAGCTTAAATTGTTTTGATGCGATTTAAAATGCAAACGATTGCAAAAGTGAAAAAGTCTGTCTAGACTAAAAAGGAATCACAGTGTTTTAACGAGAATAACAATGAACCGAGCACGTATCATACTTGCCATGGCCGTTAGTTACTTCCTATTCGCTATTTTGCTCAATAGTGTAGGGACGGTCATCTTGCAGTCCATTCATAGCTTTGGCATTACAAAAGCGCAGGCCGCCACCTTAGAGGCATTTAAAGATCTTCCCATCGCCATCGTGTCATTTCTAGTTGCGTCGGTTATCCCTAGGGTCGGATTTAAAATCGCTCTGACTGCAGTGCTCGCAGGCGTGGCATTAATTTGCAGCATCACTCCTATGGTCGCTGAGTTTTGGATTTTAAAACTGGTATTTGCTTCTGTTGGGGCGGCATTTGCGGTAGTCAAAGTGTCGGTTTATGCACTCGTTGGCCAAGTCACTGAAGGAAGCAACCAACATTCAAGCCTGCTTAATTTTATTGAGGGCGTGTTTATGTTGGGGGTACTAGGCGGTTATTGGATTTTTGCGGCGTTTATTGACAGCGGCGATAACTCTCTTGGCTGGTTAAACGTCTATTTCGTGTTAGCTGTGCTGAGTGCTTTCACCGCGTTTATTGTTTGGATCTCCCCAATTGCAAAGCCAGAGCCAACGCAAGCCACCGAATCTAGTGTCTTTGCATTTATAGCGATGTTAAAGCTTGTAGCTAAGCCGCTTGTGCTGGTATTTGTGATTTCCGCATTTTTATACGTATTGATAGAGCAGAGTATAGGCACTTGGCTGCCTACTTTTAATAATGAGATCTTGTCATTACCGGTGAATATTAGCGTGCAAATTACCAGTGTTTTCGCTGCCTGTTTAGCACTCGGTCGGCTTGGTGCCGGCGTTGTGCTCACCAAAGTACATTGGTACGTGGTGTTAAATGTTTGCCTTGCCGCTATGGCAGGATTAGTGATTCTAACGTTACCGATGACTGAGGGTATTGAGAAAACGCTTATTTCTTCGCTATTTGACGCTCCCCCGTGGCTTTTCTCATGCCGCTGATCGGTCTTTTTATGGCACCTATTTATCCGGTGATAAATTCGGTCATGCTAAGTAGTTTACCCACGACACAGCACGCTTCGATGACAGGGCTAATCGTTGTATTTTCTGCGCTTGGTGGTAGCACGGGCTCAATGATCACAGGTTTGGTATTTCAACATTTTGGTGGCCAACAAGCGTTTTATGGGGCACTTATTCCCATGCTGGTGATTGCTGTGTGTTTATATTTCTTTAAATCGATGAGTGAGTCTAGCCAATTAAATCATGCTCACACGCCAAATCAACAAAAGGTGAGCTGAGGTTTTACATGCAGTATCAATCAAACTTTTATTCCACAGAGATTTTTAAGGCGGTGCAAAGCGCTGGTTTGTTTTCAGACAGTAAAGTTTTTGCAGATGCCATCGCAAAAATTCCGCTGGCAGAGATAGAAAACCAGTATGTGATGCAAAAGCCGACTGGAGAGGCGTTACGTAGATTTGTTCATGCGCATTTTGACTTTATTGCCAACAAAGAGCTAGATGCCTTACCTGATTTTACTAGTGCGCAGCAGTATATCTGCGCACTGTGGTCGCGCTTATCTAGAAAGCCGAGCACCGTTTCTAAAGGCTCCTTGTTACCGCTGCCCCATCCTTATGTTGTACCGGGTGGACGCTTTAACGAGATTTATTACTGGGATAGCTATTTTACGGCGCTTGGACTTTTGGACGCGGATAGAAGCGATCTCGTTGAGGGGATGTTAGATAACTTTGTGAGTCTTATAGAGCGTATTGGACATGTACCAAACGGCAATCGAGATTATTACCAGAGCCGCTCACAGCCACCTGTGACAGCATTAATGGTCGATTTACTGTGGCGGGAAAAGTCTCACGATGTAGCGTGGCTGACGCGTATTACTCAAGCACTACTGAAAGAACATCAATTTTGGCAGACTGGACAGAATTTAAGTTGCACGGATCAAAAAGCGCATTATCGAGTGGTCAACATGCCATGTGGGGGCACACTGAATCGCTACTGGGATCCGCTTGCAGCGCCGCGTCCAGAGTCTTTTGTTGAGGATATCGAATTAGCCGCAGCGGTGATAGACAGTAATGCATTTTATCGGCACATTCGTGCGGCTTGTGAGTCGGGATGGGACTTTAGTAGCCGTTGGTTAGCAAACGCTGACGATTTAGCGAGCATTTGTACGACAGACATTATCCCGGTGGATTTAAATGCGCTACTGGTATTGCTTGAGTCGCAAATCGCACGTTGTTTTGAGAAATTAAACGAGATAACGCAAGCTCAGTACTATGCCAATTTAGCGTCAAATCGTAGTGCGCTGATACAGAAATATTGTTGGTGCGATAAAAAAGGCTGGTTTTTCGATGTTAATCTTAATGATTATGCACGCACCTCCGTTGAATCTCTAGCGGGCGTCGTGCCTATGTTTGCAGAGCTGGTTACACCTGAGCAGGCAAAACATATTGGCAAAAAACTGAAGGCAGAATTTTTGCAGCAAGGCGGATTGGTTAGTACCTTAGTCACTACTTCACAGCAGTGGGACAGTCCTAATGGCTGGGCACCACTACAGTGGTTTGCGGTGTCAGGCTTACGGGCATATGGACAAAATCAACTCGCGAAGGAGATTATGCAAGCATGGCTTTATGCTGTTGAAACTGGTTTTAGTCAAGTAGGCTGTTTGCTTGAGAAGTATAATGTGGTTGAACCTGATAAGCAGGCAAGTGGCGGAGAGTACGTGGTGCAGCAGGGCTTTGGTTGGACTAACGGAGTAACCAGTCGTTTTTATCGACTTTTAGTGCCTGAAGTTGATAGTCCTTCGGTGTAATATTAAAGGCTCGTTTAAACGCGCGACTAAATTGACTTGGATGTTTAAAGCCGAGCGCGAAACTAATTGCGGTGATCTGAATGCCTGCTTTTAGTTTTGCCTTTGCCTCCGTTAATCTCCTAGCTTGGAGCCACTGCTGTGGTGTGGTCGCAAATGACTTTCTAAATTGAGTGAAAAAGCGACTTCTACTCATGCAGCTGAGTTTACAAAGCTTCTCTACATCGAGTGGCTCGTCTAAATGAGTCTCCAAATAATGCACTGCTTGATACAAACCGTTATGATCTGGTGCTTGTTTTACTGCGCCTAGCAGCAGATCTCGGCTTTGTTGCTGTAGTAGTCTTGCAATTAGTTCGTCCATTGCCAAATCGATAAAGTATCCCCGCTCGGCCTCATTCTCACTGAATAGGTGAAGTAATCGTCCCAAGCAGTGCTGGGTTTGCCAGTTATGCTCAGTGTGTACCAATTGCTTTTGATAATTAAAATCACTAGGAAGTGAAAGCGCTAACTTCTCGCTCACGGTATTAATTTTCTCTCGACTGATTTCGATTGCTAAACAGGTGGTGGGAGCAGATAAGCTGGCGTCGGGAAAGTCTATAAATACAGTTTGCTCTGGCGCCAATACGAAACTTTGATGAGGTAAAAAGGGTTGGTGATAGTCGCAACTATCTACGTGCATCACTTTTTTACCTGTGATCATCGCACAAAACAACACTTCATTAGAGGCGAGTTTGACTCTATTGGTTCTTTCGTAAGTGTCATAGACGCTCAGCTCAACGTTATTGGCGGCAAAACTTATTTTGTTTTCGACTAAGCGTTCAATACGACTGCGATGTTTAGAGATTTGCAAACAATGCGCTCCTTCTCGGTTACTTTTGGACTGTGCGTACACATTCCGAGACCCTAAGTTAAGTTTTTAAAGGTGAATTTGGCTAATGTCAAATTTTAGTAAAAACAAAACTGGGACGAATGAAGCCCAAATAAATAACACAAGTTGCAGAGGTAAAAATGATATACGCAAATCCAAATACTGAAGGTGCAGTCGTCAGCTTTAAATCGCAATACCAAAACTTTATTGGCGGTGAATGGACACCACCCGTTGATGGCCAGTACTTCGATAATATTAGCCCTGTTAATGGCGAAGTGTTTTGTCAGATCCCGCGTTCAAATAATGCAGATATTGAACTGGCACTTGACGCCGCCCATGCAGCAAAGGTCGCGTGGGGTAAAACTTCGGTTACTGAGCGAAGCAATATCTTACTCAAAATCGCAGACCGAATAGAAGCAAACCTTGAATACCTAGCGGTAGCTGAAACATGGGATAATGGTAAAGCCGTACGTGAAACGCTAGCCGCTGATGTTCCGCTTGCTGCAGATCATTTCCGCTATTTTGCAGGTTGCATTCGTGCTCAAGAGGGGGCAATAGGTGAAATTGATGAGTCAACCGTGGCTTATCATTTTCATGAGCCTTTGGGCGTTGTAGGACAGATCATCCCGTGGAACTTTCCATTACTTATGGCCGCTTGGAAACTTGCACCCGCTCTCGCTGCTGGAAACTGCGTGGTGCTAAAACCCGCAGAGCAAACGCCAGCGTCTATTTTGTTGTTGATGGAACTTATCGCCGATTTATTACCAAATGGTGTAGTTAATGTCGTAAATGGCTTCGGGAAAGAGGCAGGCGAAGCGCTTGCAACGAGTACACGTATCGCAAAAATTGCATTTACAGGCTCGACTCCTGTGGGCTCTCACATTCTAAAATGTGCTGCTGAAAACATCATTCCCTCAACGGTGGAACTAGGGGGTAAGTCGCCCAATATCTACTTTAGCGATGTGATGCAAGCTGATGATGATTATCTTAGTAAGTGTATTGAAGGAGCGGTGCTGGCCTATTTTAACCAAGGCGAAGTATGTACTTGTCCATCGCGATTGCTCGTGCAAGAAGATATATACGATGATTTTATTGCCAAAGTCATTGAACGCACGAAGGCGATAAAGCGCGGCAATCCGCTTGATACGGACACCATGGTTGGTGCGCAGGCCTCACAAGCCCAATTTGATAAAATCCTTAGCTATATTGATATTGGTAAGAAAGAAGGGGCTGAAGTGTTAATCGGGGCGAAGTAGCTGAGCTTGGTGAGGGTTACCACAAAGGCTTTTATATTCAGCCAACGCTGTTAAAAGGACATAATCAAATGCGGGTATTCCAAGAAGAAATTTTTGGCCCGGTGATCTCTTTATGTACTTTTAAAGACGAAGCGGAGGCGTTGGAATTGGCGAATAGCTCTGAATTTGGTTTAGGTGCTGGGGTGTGGACTCGGGATATGAATCGCGCTTATCAATTTGGTCGCCAAATCGAAGCGGGTCGCGTGTGGACTAACTGTTATCATATGTATCCAGCACACGCGGCATTTGGTGGCTATAAAAAATCAGGTATTGGCAGAGAAACTCACAAAAAGGCGCTGGATCATTACCAACAAACCAAGAACCTCTTAGTGAGTTATAGCACGAGTCCTTTGGGGTTTTTCTAATCATTTAAGTTAATCTAGTAACGAGTACTGACCATTGTGGCAGTACTCAAACAATCAAACAGTCATCCGATTAAGAAACGACTTTTAATGGCGCCGCTTGTTTATTAGCAAATGCTATCCGATATTCGAGCTCTTTGCCGAGCTCGCTGACGGTGTTTATATCTCCATCTAGGCATTGAGCTACCAAGGTATAGATAATATCAGCGCCAAATCTCATACCTCCACTACGTATTTTGGTGGTCTGCGACAAACACAGTTTGCATGCTTGCGGCTTTAGCGCCAGCAAAACCCCAGCGGTGAGCACCGAGCTATATTCACCGCCATGGCATACCTAGCATTATCAGCGAATTACAAATTCACTTTTCGTATGTTTACCTTGGCAACGGCCATTCAAGTTAAAAGAGCCAAACGCTTGAATTGTACACTTTAATACAAAAACTCCTTTTTACGACTTCAAACTGAGACAATATGACTTCCGCCTCCTTGGCATGGTGTTGCAGTTAAATCTCACATTGCTATAAGAGATAACCTAAAACGGGGTGGGTTATTACCCATTATTGCTGGCTGTCTCGAAAGTGACGACATTCCCATTTGGTTTGTCAGACCTCTGCATTCGTTGCAAACACGTAAGGCTGAGGCATTCTATGAGTCCATGAGAGCATTATTCGAAAATAGGGGCTAATACTTTAGTCTGCTTGTACTTTTAAACTAATAACTCTAAACTCCGTTTTAAAATTAGAAACTAATCAGGTTGATGATCGTAAAGTCAAACTGGTAATACTG
The sequence above is a segment of the Pseudoalteromonas piscicida genome. Coding sequences within it:
- a CDS encoding helix-turn-helix transcriptional regulator yields the protein MQISKHRSRIERLVENKISFAANNVELSVYDTYERTNRVKLASNEVLFCAMITGKKVMHVDSCDYHQPFLPHQSFVLAPEQTVFIDFPDASLSAPTTCLAIEISREKINTVSEKLALSLPSDFNYQKQLVHTEHNWQTQHCLGRLLHLFSENEAERGYFIDLAMDELIARLLQQQSRDLLLGAVKQAPDHNGLYQAVHYLETHLDEPLDVEKLCKLSCMSRSRFFTQFRKSFATTPQQWLQARRLTEAKAKLKAGIQITAISFALGFKHPSQFSRAFKRAFNITPKDYQLQALKVDKNDWLLR